In Pyrus communis chromosome 15, drPyrComm1.1, whole genome shotgun sequence, the genomic stretch ACCTTTCCTGGGGGAGTGTGTCATCGACAAGGTAGTCTATAATAGAACTTTGCTAGTTAGGAGCTATACTAACCTATGAAACTTCAGCTGCCGACTCCGTCTCTATGCTTGGCCCTTCTAGATATTCCACTAGAATAGAGCGTTTGAGTTGGTGGTAGAGGGCGAAGCCTAGGCCGGCTAGAGCATCTGCGTGGGCATtgttgatgcgaaaattaacttaacacacaaattaaccctcttttgacaattgtaatatataagtaagtagggatcgttcttaaaccggggattatgagggattgctaaacactttaaactgactcaaataactaaaactaaactttaaaacacttaactcaacttaaaagactcaaaacaagttcacaagactcaaaataagctaaaaacactcaaaactgcctaaaaaacacaaactgggcagatttgactctaaacacaaaattggacgaaatttgattctaacttgactcaaaacacttgaaaacacaatctaaaacatattctaactaattagacactctaaaataaatggagatttgattttggacgaaaataaaataaacaaaacaaaactttaaactggcagatttggacgaatttgatggaattaagtggatagtgggctagctaggaggtctttctccacacatggcatacttgcatacaaaacaatctccaattgcttattcaatgaatcatgaacctcaacaccccaagttaattaggtacgcttaaattaactctcagatttcccttaggtcattgaattgaatggaattagcgcattgcaatcaaattattcctcaaaagttctctatatgaaagcgcataatagaaaaacaatcaaagatcattagattctatgaaaatcataagtgttgacgaggcattcataactatgaaagcgcatgatacttatgccaagaatttacttaatatgattgtgaccaacaatctttactacttatgaatataagttcccaacgattaggtgaagttcccttataccctagcatcagatttatgcatgcaaattaagcgtgtactctcaattcatatacataaacaagttttaattcaaatagataagtaaattgaattcaccattcatgaaatcacaactgaaagtaatcaaatcataatgcacatatagccatggttttgaaattccccctagccaaaaggggattagttcctcatgctcacaaagcaaagattcttgaaattaaacattgaaaacacaagaaagattacacctaaacgtttcagcaattccaggttgaatggcatgcacggctaggcttcccttcctcttccttgctgcggtacaagttgtgggtggtggatttgggggttttgaatggtgtATTCTTGTTTAGAAGGATGAAtaatggctgattatggtggtagggtgcggcaggttgtgtatggagATGTATGGAGTAGATGGAGGATGAAGGatggaggctagggtgttgcggcaagctgttttctgtatagcataaggggtggtacgaatttgtggctgaaaatatgtttatatagtcctagggttaattagattagggttacacttagcagattttatggattagggccctagggttcggcacaaataagttaaatccacttaggagagggtttggcccaattagtttcataaaaggatttgtgtaacccaaatccacaaggaatgaggcctaacaaatcagaatccaaaaggcaaaaggtttaggaaattcgtccaaaattgggccttctagaaactaggtgttttatggctgattttgggttttctagaagagataaaagggggaagggtgtggcacccatttagggttagataaggcttttagaaatcatgtttttaggtccacttgcagctaggattaagacatgataaggttaggataggataagatgagataaggttttggataatgttggataaggttttagataaggttttggatagggtttcctcttttgagctacttcgttatccactttgtcttgagcttagttccttcctcttctcatcatatttctagcctcttgaactccaaattcgtccatccatgttggcccatatgcaagctatccacatagtgcccaaaactgctccaaaatgcatcaaaatgcactttcttggtactttaaccctttggacctacaaacgcACGAAAATGAGTTGTAATACAACATTAACTAGGAAATAATAgcataaatgcacaagaataagctaactaagtcgcataaatatgctcctatcaattgtcTGCTCATGGAACTTGAGTGAGAgtgtaagtctgaaatgccTCAAGCTGCCTGTGTACTTTCTCTAGGTATTGTGTTATCCTTGGATGTTTTACCATGTACTCCCCAATAGTTTGGCTGGTGATTAGTTAGGAATCAGAATGaattacaagcttcttcaccgcCAAGTCTTTTGCTATTCTAACGCCTGTAGTAGGGCCTCACACTTTGTTtcgttgttggatgctttgaagcctagagtgatcgCCTGATCGAGCATTGAGCCATTTGGGGTGACAAGGACCACGTATGCTCTCGAGCCTTTGTAATTGGATACGCCATCAACATGCAAATGGTAGAAATCTTTGTTGGGGGGAGTATGCGCATATAAGGTGTGCTCGATTGCTTCTGGGGCGTTGCTGGGCTGCTCTGTTACGTCGCTTAAGCTAGGCACGAATTCTGCTAAGAAGTCTATTAAGGCTTAAGCCTTTATCGTCATGCGGGGTTAGAAAACTAAACCGTATTGGCCGATTTCCAATGCCCACTTCATAACTTGTTGAAAAGCGTCCGCATGATCATAGAGGATACTGAGTCATGACGATGATTGTACGAGCTTGAAAGTATGGTCTGATCTTCTGAGCCTGAACAATTAGcgccaaaattaatttttctatcTTTAGATATCTTCCTTTCGGATTGAGAAGAGCTCTAGAAGTGTAGAATACTGGAAATTAGGCCCCCAACTCATCTCGTATGAAGGCAAAGCTCACTGCTACTTCAGAGACTGCCAGGTAGATGTATAAATCCTCCGCTGCTTCCAGCTTGGATAGTAAAGGAGGTGATGTGAGATACTTCTTTAGGTCTTGGAAGGCTCTTTTGCACTCTTCATCCCATTTATCTTGTTGTGCCCTCTTGATAGCCTTGAAAAAGGGTTTGCATCGATTGCTGGACCGCAAGAGAAATCGGTTAAGGGCAGTTGCTCGTCCGGTTAAGCTTTGGATCTCCTTCAAGGTAGTTGGAGACTTCATCTCTAGGATCACTCGGATTTGCTTGGGTGTGCTTCAATTCCTCGTTGGGTTACTAAATTCCCTAGGAATCGGCTTGAAGATACTCCAAACGTGCATTTGGTGGGGTTGAGCTTCATCTTGTATTTTCTAAGGATGTTGAAACTTTCTACCAAGTTGTGGATGAGGTCTGACCGCTGCTTGCCCTTTATCATGATGTCGTCGACATAGACCTCCACGGCTACCCTAATTTGCTTCTTGAACGTCATATTTACTAACCTTTGGTAAGTGGCTCTCgcgttcttgaggccaaaaggcatgaccttgtagcagtaggtgCCTCGCTTGATCACGAACATGGTTTTCTCCTTGTCGGGCTCATAcatgataggattaaaagcacaccacaaagtagcacacaaatgtcctattgattttccttattaacaataagatttCTCATACAGCAtgtgaaaataagggtctttcccataaaaaattgttttatctaacttcttaaaatgtcacaaaaattgggctgttgtccctactgaccatccaccaaaaaataattgttagactgacttacacttatctaaaatcaacaaaattttatattcaaACACTAGACACATAGAGCTACActtacacaaatttttgggatttttggagttgatttgctattaaaattaaatcgaacaacaAATAGGACAGAAacagattttaaataataaaaatagattgtaGTTCACAAGTTAAGAAAATGAGTTAGGAAAATTGccatccaccaccaaataatcatgcaaacatgttatgtttcattcaaattccttatatttccggatgaagatgctcaagttggctcaatgttagaactcaacctattactctttcttatgttaagagaatggtgttttcaacttaacttagtccctaacatgcaatctagaatggcgtgttcatagatttaacaagtagaaatcattaagaacgaaaagagtttgagtcatcgcAAGACATCGTAAGTactggcgttgtcttacttatcctagaaattggttcacatgttaattgcatttaacaagtactactctagaacatatgtaggtccttaTTTGATAAGGGCATGCACACACATTTTCAAAgtattagaatcctagatatgcttactaagtatgcatccgtagaaaatacataaagaattcatcaataagacaagtagtgaaccaattgtcatccattcataaaagtaattcaaatgaaatgtcataacaaactttcAATCATATTCAGGGCTTCAAAATAGCCcttaactactaaaaattagttacacataatccttaaataaaaccaaaagaaagacatgagtttgagaagataaaaccgaaagaagagaatgccaagatttcctcattcctttccttccttgCCCAATGTTGCTGCTTtgccttttttcctttcctttccgcTGCAACTTGCAgccttgttttttctttcttttcaatttttttttcacttttccttCCCCCTTTGCCGCTACAACCTCCAGCCCTTTTGTTCTTGCTTACTGCCCAAATTTCTTCttcataactcaccccactaacaaccatttagtgatgacaataagtgagaggaaatggtaaaacaattgtaactccttaggtagcctttatgcccatcACTCTCacttaatccttatctttaattccatttcctctgatatttgaataggtgtcagctggcttgttcttggctgcatcagttttggctgttggagttattggatttattgctttcattgCTTTCtggtcagttacaaactgctaagcctcttgggaacctttcagtgttaaaaggGCCATAACTCCTTCTAGAAAAATTATATTAGTAATCCGTGAACTACTCTAGAAAATAGAAATCCGTAGCTTTCCGAGAATGTAAGGCTCATTCCTAATTCATTCTGACCTAttcgcaacttgcttccaaagtcagctgatctGCACAGATAGTTTTGacaaatttgttacttaaaatcccacttgttctatttttcttttctttgcttgagtaatcccacaaaacacaaaagaaaagtaaaatataaggaactaactaagaaaagacaagtgaatttgatgtaaaaaatatatgaatatgagcttatcaaatacccccacacttagcttttgctagtcctcgagcaaaacaaagaaaacatgaaaaagtaGCAACATGAAAAACAATAGCTTCCCCCTATGTGACCCTCATAGGATTTCATTCATGaaaacaaatcatcaagaacCTTAGCTAGCATCAAACAAGCTAATCCAAGCTCATCTTCCTTATTCAAATGTTAGCAGTAACCTTTTAATCATCCCTGAAGTGTAGTGTGTGTAATAGCCATGCTAAtgcaatttcaagttttttttttaaaacaccaCATGCAAACTAGTGACCTTCTCACGggacatacactcaatcacacaTATCTTTAGTTTAACGTGTTTCGCTCAAAGAATCAAATGTGAAAGATCTACCATAAGCTTGCATAAAGATCTCATCTCGACAATCATAATTGAAAAACTTAATCAAGAGGACTTTTATTGGTTGTAATGAGGCTTAGGGAGAAGGTTATAGAAATGAAAGGATAGGTAAACACAAGTTCCAAGCTACATTGCAAGCAATTCCCTTGTTGTGATTTATAAGAGCTCAAGCTCTCCAACCACTCTGCTAATACCTCCAACCACACCTCTAAACTGAAACTTAAAAATTTGCTTTatatacaatttttctttttcttcttcttacttCACAAACATTTCTCATAAGGCAATCTCACAATGCTCACTAGCTAGCTTGGAAAGGGTAAGAAAAAATGTTTAAGGTATAATAAGTGTAGACATATCTCGTGATTAGAAATAAAAGGCTCAACATATAAGGCTCAAACTGGCAATCTaatgatatcatttttcttttggaaacaTGCTTATTTGGGCCATGGTGGTAAACCTAATGCCTCTATCCTTTTCAAGTTCATGCAATCAATGACAAACATTTCGAAAGATCGTCACACAAGTTCTAGAGATGTAAGTCACATAAGTTCATCACGCATGAAAAAATAtgagtgtatgaaaaatgcagAAATTTTCAATAGGCTTAAAAACTCACATAGGTTGTATATGGTCACTATGTTCACATATGAAGCTTTAAGTCATGCTTTAGTCTCACATCAACAAGGCTATGTgcatttggtttttcaaagatgatTAAACATGTACAAAACTAACACAGAAACAAATCAAACCAGTTTTTAGTTGAAGGtacgaaaattttcaatttgatcATTTTTTCAATCCTTACCCACAAACCTAAACTGGACATTGTCCCCAATGTCAGAAAGCAtaataatgcataaaataaaaataaaataaaatagtaagaaacaaaataaagcatttGGACTGAAAACTTCCCCAATTTGCAGTAAAATCAAGCGATGACCCCCAAACTTCAACTCTGCAATCAACTCCAAGGGTGGACATAACCAAATAttcccaaaaagaaaagaaataatttagtttAGCATGCaagaaaattcagaaaaaagcaaacgaaaaattgaaaatgacagAAAAAAGACAATGAATAGAaatattgggttgcctcccaataaACGCTTGCTCATTTACATCTGCAACCAGAGGGTACCAAGAGTAATCATTCAAGGGGAGATGGTTCTTGGTGGGGTACAACCTCCACATCATGCTCCGCAAAAGACTCGTAATATGGCTTGAGTCTATGCTCATTCACTTTGAACACGTTTCCGGTCTTTACACTTTGGATTTctactgcaccatgaggaaaaatatTAGTTATAACAAATAGACCAATCCATCGCGAACGAAGCTTACCTGGAAATAAGCAAAGGCAAGAATTAAATAGAAGAACTTTTTGTCCAATGACAAAGCTCTTCCTtgatatcatcttgtcatgaaatgcaTTGGATTTCTCCTTGTATATTCGACTAGACTCGTATGCATCATTCCGGATTTCATCCaactcattcaattgaagcttcctatgctGTCCGGCAACACTCATGTCCATGTTGTAGGCTTTGATCACCTAATAAGCTTTGTGTTCTAACTCTActggaagatggcatggtttcccataagCTAACTgaaatggggacattccaatAGGAGTCTTATAAGCAATCCTATAAGCCcatgcatcgtttaagcgcttgctccaatccttcctactAGGACTCACaattttctccaaaatttgcttcACCTCACGGTTTGATACTTTTGCTTGGCCACTAGTTTGTGGATGATAAGGTGTAGACACCTTATTTGTGACATTGTACTTCCTAAGCAACACTTCAAATGTTCTATTGCAAAAGTGActccctccatcacttatgattgcTCTAGGTGCTCCAAATCTTACAAAGATGTTAgtcttaatcaaatttgaaacaaCTTTTGAATCATTAGTTCTGGTAGCTTTTGATTCCACCCATTAAGAAACATAATCCACAGCCAacaaaatgtaaagaaaaccaTTAGAAGATGGAAAAGttcccatgaaatcaatgccccacacATTAAAGATCTCAACTATCAAAATAGGGGTTGGTGGCATTTGATTTCTTGGGCCCAAGTTACCTgttcgttgacaacgatcacacgTTGCATAAAACTCATACGCATCCTTAAACAAACTGGGCCAATAAAAATCACTCTCTAACACCTTAAGAGTTGTCATCTTTGCTCCAAAATGGCCGCCACgtgcataagaatgacaaaaaagTTGGATTAGATTTAAACTCAAATTCGGGGACACACCTTCTAATCAATTGATCAGGgtaatatttccacaaataaggtcATCCCACTCATAGTATTTGGTGATTTTGACAAGCTTATCTTTCTGAGCACGTGTAAAATCATCCGGAATCTTTTTGGTGACCTTGTAATTGAAAATATATGCATACCAAGGGTCAGTGGCCTTTAATGAAAACAATTGCTCATCTAAAAAACTCTCACGTAAAGGGATGAGATCTTCCTCTATGTTTGAATGCACAAGTCTGCTAAGATGATCTGCTACAACattctcactccctttcttatCCTTGatctccaagtcaaactcttgaagcAGAAGTATCCATCGAATGAGTCTCGGTTTTGCATCATTTTTTGTGAGTAGATATTTCAAAGTTGCATGGTcaaaaaacacaataactttagtttGAATCAGATAAGATCTAAATttttctaaagcaaatacaacagctAAAAGCTCTTTCTCTGTTGTTGAATAATTCAACTGTGCATTATTGAGTGTTCgagatgcataatagatgacatgtggcactTTGTTGACACGCTACCCTAGAACTGTATTGATGGTATAGTCTGAAGTATCGCACATCAACTCAAAAGGTAAACTCCAATCTGGTGGTATGACCACAATAGCTGTTGATAACAACTTCTTAAGCTTGTTGAATGCTACCACACACTCTTCATTCATATCAAATGTTGCATCCTTTTGAAGCAAACGGCACAAGGGTCTAGAAATCATTGAGAAGTCCTTTATAAACCTATGGTAGAAACCTACATGTCTAAGAAAATAACGAACCTCCCCGACAGTAGTAGGGAGAGGTAAAGAACTAACAAGTTCTACTTtagatttatcaacttcaattccattttcagatataatatgccctagaactaatccatgtgaaaccatgaaatgacatttttcccaatttaagacCAAATTAGTTTCTTGGCAACATTTTAAAACTAGAGACA encodes the following:
- the LOC137717044 gene encoding uncharacterized protein; translation: MDMSVAGQHRKLQLNELDEIRNDAYESSRIYKEKSNAFHDKMISRKSFVIGQKVLLFNSCLCLFPVEIQSVKTGNVFKVNEHRLKPYYESFAEHDVEVVPHQEPSPLE